Proteins from a single region of Penaeus monodon isolate SGIC_2016 chromosome 12, NSTDA_Pmon_1, whole genome shotgun sequence:
- the LOC119579203 gene encoding facilitated trehalose transporter Tret1-like, which yields MKDSYTVSANDGGGQGGDSPLPPPPPSAVAHRPSLTGMQNVAFTDDEFNLGSGEATGGRQELGLQQRVDVKPKRVMQMIGTFAAALAHLGIGTIIGFSGVTLPQLTNQESTNFTLTDSQATLFSSVIHLGATMGCVVGGVPHAFIGHRWSLLVALPGSLVAWLVLFFSRVPWLLILARGVLGFTMGVTCFSASNYVKEFAHKDLKPSLLVALDALRQSGFLVVYGLGYKAHLSWRYIAIICGTLTTVVPFVVLLFLPNAPRWLVLRGRMDEAERSLQFYRGRDYDCRSELLRIRNKLERRRDSVTMTDQLRNMRDPVLLRFVVLFAFLHFVSQFTGEVVISVYVVPLFELAHTSSPYDNAIIVGAMRVLATLVYFLEVQRVGRKRLVISSFLICGLSLAVLAISFYDQTRDKIFSDYEVIPIITIAIFSFFSNIGFPVLNLVDVELLPDTAKATGLAIFYGTYYFGGFIATLTYPTMIASIGPSSTFWVYCVFNIIVVVIDYADLPETRGKTAEEIITKEREDDVSKKGPLPVY from the exons ATGAAAGACTCCTACACCGTCAGCGCCAACGACGGTGGAGGGCAAGGGGGAgactcgcccctccctccccctcccccctccgccgtcGCCCACAGGCCCAGCTTAACGGGAATGCAGAACGTGGCTTTCACCGATGACGAGTTCAACCTGGGCTCGGGCGAGGCGACGGGGGGGAGGCAAGAGCTGGGTCTTCAGCAGAGGGTCGATGTGAAGCCAAAGAGAGTAATGCAG ATGATCGGCACCTTCGCGGCGGCACTGGCACACCTTGGCATTGGCACCATCATAGGCTTCTCCGGGGTGACGCTGCCGCAGCTGACGAACCAGGAATCGACAAATTTCACTCTCACCGATTCCCAGGCGACTCTTTTCA gcAGCGTCATCCACCTGGGCGCCACGATGGGCTGCGTGGTGGGCGGCGTCCCTCACGCCTTCATCGGGCACCGCTGGTCGCTGCTGGTGGCGCTGCCCGGCTCCCTGGTGGCGTGGCTGGTGCTCTTCTTCTCCCGCGTCCCGTGGCTGCTCATCCTCGCCCGCGGCGTGCTGGGCTTCACCATGGGCGTGACGTGCTTCTCCGCGTCCAACTACGTGAAGGAGTTCGCCCACAAGGACCTGAAGCCGTCGCTGCTGGTGGCGCTAGACGCGCTGCGGCAGAGCGGCTTCCTCGTCGTCTACGGCCTCGGCTACAAGGCCCACCTGAGTTGGCGCTACATCGCCATCATCTGCGGGACGCTGACGACGGTCGTGCCCTTCGTGGTCTTGCTGTTCCTGCCCAACGCGCCCCGCTGGCTCGTCCTGCGCGGCCGCATGGACGAGGCGGAGCGCTCGCTCCAGTTCTACCGCGGCCGCGACTACGACTGCCGCAGCGAGCTCCTGAGGATCCGCAACAAGCTGGAGCGGCGCCGCGACTCCGTCACGATGACCGACCAGCTGCGCAACATGCGCGACCCCGTCCTCCTGCGGTTCGTCGTCCTCTTCGCCTTCCTGCACTTCGTGAGCCAGTTCACAGGCGAGGTGGTCATCAGCGTCTACGTCGTGCCGCTGTTCGAGCTCGCCCACACCTCCTCGCCCTACGACAACGCCATCATCGTGGGCGCCATGCGGGTGCTCGCCACGCTCGTCTACTTCCTGGAGGTGCAGCGCGTCGGCCGCAAGCGCCTCGTCATCTCGTCGTTCCTGATCTGCGGCCTCTCGCTCGCCGTGCTCGCCATCTCCTTCTACGACCAGACCCGCGACAAGATCTTCAGCGACTACGAggtcatccccatcatcaccatcgccatcttcTCGTTCTTCTCCAACATTGGGTTCCCGGTGCTCAACCTGGTGGACGTGGAGCTCCTCCCCGACACGGCCAAGGCCACCGGCCTCGCCATCTTCTACGGCACCTACTACTTCGGAGGCTTCATCGCCACCCTCACCTACCCCACCATGATCGCCTCCATCGGCCCCTCGTCCACCTTCTGGGTCTACTGCGTGTTCaacatcatcgtcgtcgtcatcgacTACGCCGACCTGCCGGAGACGCGAGGCAAGACGGCCGAGGAAATCATCACGAAGGAGCGAGAGGACGACGTGTCCAAGAAAGGCCCCTTGCCCGTCTactag